A region from the Enterococcus faecium genome encodes:
- a CDS encoding HAD hydrolase-like protein, with the protein MFDSYIWDFDGTLFDTYPIMLDSMMKALEDRQVVADPKAVYRLLKEKSSKALTEKYHLDFREFSDDFHQYETLDTRQPVTFDHVYDTLTQLKQQGSKHYILTHRTIASTRELLVKEGMLEFFEENARRLALIFLPLPTALS; encoded by the coding sequence ATGTTTGATTCATATATATGGGATTTTGACGGGACGTTGTTCGATACGTATCCGATCATGCTTGACAGCATGATGAAAGCTTTAGAAGATCGGCAAGTAGTTGCTGATCCAAAAGCTGTTTATCGATTATTGAAAGAAAAATCTTCAAAAGCATTGACTGAAAAATATCATTTGGACTTTCGAGAATTCTCAGATGATTTCCATCAATACGAAACGCTTGATACACGCCAACCTGTCACATTTGATCATGTGTATGACACATTGACGCAATTGAAACAACAAGGATCTAAACATTATATCTTGACTCATCGTACGATCGCTTCGACTCGCGAATTGTTAGTAAAAGAAGGAATGTTAGAATTTTTTGAAGAAAACGCTAGGCGCCTGGCACTCATCTTCCTCCCTCTCCCTACAGCCCTCAGTTGA
- a CDS encoding PTS mannose/fructose/sorbose/N-acetylgalactosamine transporter subunit IIC: MLMHATMAALAVFICFAGNYLTGQSMMERPLVVGLVTGILMGDMKTGILMGASLEAIFLGNVNIGGVIAAEPVTATTMATTFAIISNVETKAAMTLAVPIGMLAAVVVMFLKNVFMNIFAPSLDKAAREGNEKMVVALHYGTWVIYYVIIASISFIGILAGSGPVNTFVENIPQNLMNGLSAAGGLLPAVGFAMLMKLLWDNKLAVFYILGFVLTAYLGLPAVAVAVLGVVICVVSAQRDLQIRDIESGAVAHSGNNGAPMTKEDEEEDFFA, encoded by the coding sequence ATGTTGATGCACGCAACCATGGCCGCGTTAGCCGTCTTTATCTGTTTCGCAGGTAATTACCTAACAGGCCAAAGTATGATGGAACGCCCGCTAGTCGTCGGTCTAGTGACCGGGATCTTGATGGGCGATATGAAAACCGGGATCCTGATGGGGGCCTCCCTAGAAGCGATCTTCTTAGGAAACGTCAATATCGGCGGTGTTATCGCTGCCGAACCAGTAACTGCTACGACGATGGCAACGACCTTTGCAATTATTTCCAATGTTGAAACCAAAGCTGCCATGACCTTGGCCGTGCCGATCGGTATGTTAGCTGCCGTTGTTGTTATGTTCTTGAAAAACGTCTTTATGAATATCTTCGCACCTTCTTTGGATAAAGCTGCCCGTGAAGGCAATGAAAAAATGGTGGTTGCCCTCCATTATGGGACTTGGGTGATCTATTACGTGATCATCGCTTCCATCTCCTTCATCGGCATCCTGGCCGGTAGTGGCCCAGTCAACACCTTCGTTGAGAATATTCCCCAAAATCTGATGAACGGATTAAGTGCTGCTGGGGGCCTACTACCTGCTGTCGGGTTCGCAATGTTGATGAAGTTACTTTGGGATAACAAACTAGCTGTCTTCTATATCTTAGGTTTTGTTTTGACAGCTTACCTAGGCTTGCCAGCTGTGGCTGTCGCTGTCTTAGGTGTCGTGATCTGTGTCGTAAGTGCCCAACGGGACTTGCAGATCCGGGATATCGAAAGCGGTGCAGTTGCTCATTCCGGCAATAATGGTGCCCCTATGACGAAAGAAGATGAAGAGGAGGATTTCTTCGCATGA
- a CDS encoding prealbumin-like fold domain-containing protein produces MQQNHISNEDGGEIAFEGLEDGDYLLMETKALPGYQLPSGYWIISVNNSEELPVDKIAIQGYGTHAPPAFYRDSRSALHLPNFNQYTLPAAGGKGMIASIILGIMVMGCGVLYYLHPKTRRKSSQSN; encoded by the coding sequence TTGCAACAGAACCATATCAGTAATGAAGATGGCGGCGAGATTGCGTTTGAAGGATTAGAAGATGGCGACTACCTGTTGATGGAAACGAAAGCATTACCAGGGTATCAGCTGCCGTCGGGGTATTGGATCATTTCTGTCAATAATTCAGAGGAACTGCCGGTGGATAAAATCGCTATCCAAGGGTATGGCACCCACGCCCCACCGGCCTTTTACAGAGATAGCAGAAGTGCCCTGCATCTACCGAACTTTAACCAGTATACGCTGCCGGCTGCCGGTGGCAAAGGCATGATCGCCAGTATCATCTTAGGGATCATGGTGATGGGTTGCGGCGTACTCTACTACCTGCATCCGAAGACGAGAAGAAAAAGCTCACAAAGTAACTAG
- a CDS encoding IS6-like element IS1216 family transposase: MNHFKGKQFQQDVIIVAVGYYLRYNLSYREVQEILYDRGINVSHTTIYRWVQEYGKLLYQIWKKKNKKSFYSWKMDETYIKIKGKWHYLYRAIDADGLTLDIWLRKKRDTQAAYAFLKRLVKQFDEPKVVVTDKAPSITSAFKKLKEYGFYQGTEHRTIKYLNNLIEQDYRPVKRRNKFYRSLRTASTTIKGMEAIRGLYKKTRKEGTLFGFSVCTEIKVLLGIPA; the protein is encoded by the coding sequence ATGAATCATTTTAAAGGAAAGCAATTTCAGCAGGATGTGATTATTGTAGCCGTGGGCTACTATCTTCGTTATAACCTTAGCTATCGTGAAGTTCAAGAAATCTTATATGATCGTGGCATTAACGTTTCTCATACGACGATTTATCGTTGGGTGCAAGAATATGGCAAACTACTCTATCAAATTTGGAAAAAGAAAAATAAAAAATCCTTTTATTCATGGAAAATGGATGAAACGTACATCAAAATTAAAGGAAAATGGCATTATTTGTATCGAGCCATCGATGCAGATGGTTTAACCTTGGATATTTGGTTACGTAAAAAACGGGACACACAAGCAGCCTATGCTTTTCTTAAGCGGTTAGTGAAGCAGTTTGATGAACCGAAGGTTGTAGTCACAGATAAAGCCCCCTCTATTACAAGTGCCTTTAAGAAACTAAAAGAATACGGCTTTTATCAAGGGACAGAACATCGTACCATTAAATACCTGAATAATTTGATTGAACAAGACTATCGTCCAGTAAAGAGACGCAATAAATTCTATCGAAGTTTACGCACTGCCTCTACCACGATTAAAGGCATGGAAGCCATTCGAGGATTATATAAGAAAACCCGAAAAGAAGGCACTCTCTTCGGGTTTTCGGTCTGTACTGAAATCAAGGTATTATTGGGAATCCCAGCTTAA
- a CDS encoding PRD domain-containing protein, which produces MDKELQVSYQMIDFLLNSDLEGNVGKIKNIIKYACGNAYVHQKNSQTIFVRLKDLPLEYNLKFKEQFSKPKKKMSDRTYLPNTTQQIHLESKETQLLRNFFDEVVSEFKKVQKKESQPQEFIEDTVSRVTQMMDEFIFQGTYEKEESLYSVLTYHIRQTLDMMYKNYGFEQDGNRVVSLASYLYLKDNTDILDSDYGWQEQKNELMEFLDSFLETPFWYAKKLLSYLSQQLDQRLLDEDIVFVTFYFYSLQISDLPNDVKCIVLAHGYSTAISLANVVNRMLGKNVFQAYDMPINITLDKVETKIIRYINDYSTDSGLILLVDMGSFKQLGERLSNHIKSPLVIIDNVSTPLVLEVGEHIVNGNSVTEVYEAITVENRIQKQLIIPEVNKKKAIITCCYTGIGSATQIQEILQKCLGDSAKELTILPYDYKKLAENKMYETPFQLYDVLMIVGTENPKINQVPYIGLDQLINGEAVSEFAELLHEQVDIDSEAFKSQLIFNFSINKIVENLTILDAMKVLRLVQKAVKELEKLMGIEFSNNQLFLLYMHCCSMIERILRKESVDEQADIKEYIQKEGHNMELIHQAFQEVEKEYTIELPLLELRLLNDIVKD; this is translated from the coding sequence TTGGATAAGGAGCTGCAGGTTTCTTATCAAATGATTGATTTCTTGCTAAATAGTGATTTAGAAGGAAATGTCGGGAAAATCAAGAATATCATCAAATACGCCTGTGGAAATGCCTATGTGCATCAGAAGAATAGTCAGACGATCTTTGTTCGGTTAAAGGATCTGCCACTAGAGTACAATCTGAAATTCAAAGAACAGTTTAGTAAACCAAAGAAGAAAATGTCAGATCGCACATACCTACCCAACACGACTCAGCAAATTCACTTGGAAAGCAAAGAGACACAACTGCTTCGTAATTTTTTTGATGAAGTCGTATCAGAATTTAAAAAGGTCCAGAAAAAAGAGAGTCAGCCGCAAGAATTCATTGAGGATACTGTTAGTCGTGTGACACAAATGATGGACGAATTTATTTTTCAAGGAACGTATGAAAAGGAAGAGTCTTTATATTCCGTGCTGACTTATCATATTCGACAAACACTGGATATGATGTATAAGAACTATGGATTTGAACAGGATGGCAATCGGGTTGTTTCTTTAGCAAGCTATCTTTATCTAAAGGATAATACAGATATTTTAGATAGTGATTATGGCTGGCAGGAACAAAAAAATGAGTTGATGGAATTCTTGGATTCATTTTTAGAAACGCCATTTTGGTATGCTAAAAAGCTATTGAGCTATTTATCCCAGCAGTTGGATCAGCGATTATTGGATGAAGATATTGTTTTTGTGACTTTTTATTTTTATAGTTTACAGATCAGCGACCTGCCGAATGACGTAAAATGTATCGTACTAGCCCATGGCTATTCAACAGCCATCAGTTTGGCGAATGTCGTGAATCGGATGCTAGGGAAAAATGTGTTTCAGGCCTATGATATGCCCATCAATATCACCTTAGACAAGGTTGAAACAAAGATTATTCGTTATATCAATGATTATAGTACAGATTCAGGATTGATCCTACTAGTAGATATGGGTTCCTTCAAGCAATTGGGGGAACGTCTTTCAAATCATATTAAGAGTCCTTTGGTTATTATTGATAATGTCAGTACACCGCTTGTATTGGAAGTCGGAGAACATATTGTCAACGGCAACAGTGTCACCGAAGTTTATGAGGCCATCACTGTCGAAAACCGTATACAAAAGCAACTGATCATCCCAGAGGTAAATAAGAAAAAAGCGATCATTACCTGCTGTTATACAGGAATAGGAAGCGCCACTCAAATCCAAGAAATCCTACAGAAGTGCTTGGGTGATTCTGCAAAGGAATTGACCATCCTGCCTTATGACTATAAAAAATTAGCTGAGAATAAAATGTATGAGACTCCATTTCAGCTGTATGATGTCTTGATGATCGTTGGGACAGAAAACCCGAAAATCAATCAAGTCCCATACATTGGTTTGGATCAATTAATCAACGGAGAAGCCGTTTCAGAATTTGCGGAGCTATTGCATGAACAAGTCGACATTGATAGTGAAGCCTTCAAGAGTCAATTGATTTTTAATTTCTCGATTAACAAGATCGTAGAAAATTTAACGATCCTTGATGCAATGAAGGTTTTGAGATTGGTACAAAAGGCCGTCAAAGAACTCGAAAAACTAATGGGGATCGAATTTTCAAACAATCAATTGTTCTTGCTTTACATGCACTGCTGCTCAATGATCGAACGTATTTTACGCAAAGAAAGTGTAGATGAACAAGCAGATATCAAAGAATATATTCAAAAAGAGGGACATAATATGGAGTTG
- a CDS encoding PTS sugar transporter subunit IIA has product MRKYLIATHGELAKGFQSSLNILADKGNDFQVINAYIIDEDYTPAIDEFIASVQPEEQGFIFTDLFGGSVNQKAFTELMNAKKDNIVIITNANLAVILSVLFLGGDEALSLEQIQQAVSESQVQVVPTQIADEDDDSIFD; this is encoded by the coding sequence ATGCGGAAATATTTGATCGCCACTCACGGCGAATTAGCCAAAGGCTTCCAAAGCTCCTTGAACATTCTGGCGGACAAAGGCAATGACTTCCAAGTCATCAACGCCTACATCATCGACGAAGATTACACCCCCGCCATCGATGAATTCATCGCTTCCGTCCAACCGGAGGAACAAGGCTTTATCTTCACCGATCTCTTCGGCGGCAGCGTCAACCAAAAGGCCTTCACTGAACTAATGAATGCCAAAAAAGACAACATCGTCATCATCACCAATGCCAACCTGGCAGTGATCTTATCCGTCCTATTCTTAGGCGGTGACGAAGCCCTCAGCCTGGAACAGATCCAACAAGCCGTCAGTGAAAGTCAGGTACAAGTGGTACCGACTCAGATCGCCGACGAAGACGATGATTCGATCTTCGATTAA
- a CDS encoding PTS system mannose/fructose/N-acetylgalactosamine-transporter subunit IIB, with product MITQIRVDDRLIHGQVAVVWTKELNAPLLVVANDEAANNEVMQMTLKMAVPNGMKLLIRKVDDAINVFNDPRGKDKRMFVIVNSVSDANKIAQNVEDLETVNVANAGRFDKSDPKSKTMIFPSVQLNPEELAAAKELAQLTRVNSYNQVLPSNPQLSLKDAVAKV from the coding sequence ATGATCACCCAAATTCGTGTAGACGACCGCTTGATCCACGGACAAGTAGCCGTAGTATGGACCAAAGAATTGAACGCACCCCTGTTAGTAGTTGCTAATGACGAAGCAGCCAACAACGAAGTCATGCAAATGACCTTGAAGATGGCCGTGCCCAACGGCATGAAATTATTGATCCGAAAAGTCGATGACGCCATCAACGTCTTCAACGATCCTCGGGGCAAAGATAAACGGATGTTCGTGATCGTGAACTCCGTCAGCGATGCCAATAAGATCGCCCAAAACGTGGAAGACCTAGAAACCGTCAATGTTGCCAACGCTGGCCGCTTCGACAAATCCGATCCGAAATCAAAAACGATGATCTTTCCAAGTGTGCAATTAAACCCTGAGGAATTAGCGGCGGCGAAAGAATTAGCCCAACTGACTCGGGTCAACAGCTACAACCAAGTATTGCCATCAAATCCGCAGCTGAGTCTCAAAGACGCAGTAGCGAAAGTCTAG
- a CDS encoding IS6-like element IS1216 family transposase: MNHFKGKQFQQDVIIVAVGYYLRYNLSYREVQEILYDRGINVSHTTIYRWVQEYGKLLYQIWKKKNKKSFYSWKMDETYIKIKGKWHYLYRAIDADGLTLDIWLRKKRDTQAAYAFLKRLVKQFDEPKVVVTDKAPSITSAFKKLKEYGFYQGTEHRTIKYLNNLIEQDHRPVKRRNKFYRSLRNASTTIKGMEAIRGLYKKTRKEGTLFGFSVCTEIKVLLGIPA; this comes from the coding sequence ATGAATCATTTTAAAGGAAAGCAATTTCAGCAGGATGTGATTATTGTAGCCGTGGGCTACTATCTTCGTTATAACCTTAGCTATCGTGAAGTTCAAGAAATCTTATATGATCGTGGCATTAACGTTTCTCATACGACGATTTATCGTTGGGTGCAAGAATATGGCAAACTACTCTATCAAATTTGGAAAAAGAAAAATAAAAAATCCTTTTATTCATGGAAAATGGATGAAACGTACATCAAAATTAAAGGAAAATGGCATTATTTGTATCGAGCCATCGATGCAGATGGTTTAACCTTGGATATTTGGTTACGTAAAAAACGGGACACACAAGCAGCCTATGCTTTTCTTAAGCGGTTAGTGAAGCAGTTTGATGAACCGAAGGTTGTAGTCACAGATAAAGCCCCCTCTATTACAAGTGCCTTTAAGAAACTAAAAGAATACGGCTTTTATCAAGGGACAGAACATCGTACCATTAAATACCTGAATAATTTGATTGAACAAGACCATCGTCCAGTAAAGAGACGCAATAAATTCTATCGAAGTTTACGCAATGCCTCTACCACGATTAAAGGCATGGAAGCCATCCGAGGATTATATAAGAAAACCCGAAAAGAAGGCACTCTCTTCGGGTTTTCGGTCTGTACTGAAATCAAGGTATTATTGGGAATCCCAGCTTAA
- a CDS encoding PFL family protein, producing METKQILETIRMVEEENLDIRTITMGISLLDCIDASTEKTCQNIYNKITSKAKNLVKVGDEIASEFGIPIINKRISVTPIAIVASASGGQDCVAFARVLDKAAKAVGINFIGGYSALVEKGYQGADLSLIQSIPEALAETEFVCSSVNIGSTRAGINMDAVKLMGETIKQTAEASDMGCAKLVVFANAVEDNPFMAGAFHGVGEADCEINVGVSGPGVVKRALEKVKGESFDVVAETVKKTAFKITRMGQLVGQIASERLHVPFGIVDLSLAPTPAVGDSVALILEEMGLESVGTHGTTAALALLNDAVKKGGVMACNHVGGLSGAFIPVSEDAGMIKAVEEGYLNLEKLEAMTAICSVGLDMIAIPGDTPAETIAAMIADEAAIGVINHKTTAVRIIPAKDKKVGDSVEFGGLLGTAPVMRTNSAKSTDFIQRGGRIPAPIHSFKN from the coding sequence ATGGAAACAAAACAAATTCTTGAAACGATCCGGATGGTAGAAGAAGAAAATCTTGATATCCGGACGATCACAATGGGTATTTCATTGTTGGACTGTATCGATGCCAGCACAGAAAAGACTTGTCAAAATATCTATAATAAAATCACCAGCAAAGCGAAAAATCTTGTAAAAGTCGGTGACGAGATCGCCAGTGAATTTGGGATCCCCATCATCAACAAGCGGATCTCGGTAACGCCGATCGCAATCGTTGCTTCCGCAAGCGGCGGGCAAGACTGTGTTGCTTTTGCGCGAGTTTTGGACAAAGCCGCAAAAGCGGTGGGGATCAATTTTATCGGCGGGTATAGCGCATTAGTTGAAAAAGGCTATCAAGGAGCGGACCTGTCCTTGATCCAATCGATTCCGGAAGCCTTGGCAGAAACAGAATTTGTCTGTTCTTCTGTCAATATTGGTTCGACACGGGCAGGGATCAATATGGACGCTGTCAAATTGATGGGTGAAACCATCAAACAAACCGCCGAAGCTTCAGATATGGGCTGTGCGAAGTTGGTAGTCTTTGCGAATGCGGTGGAAGACAATCCTTTCATGGCGGGAGCATTCCACGGGGTCGGTGAAGCAGATTGCGAGATCAATGTCGGTGTCAGCGGACCGGGCGTAGTAAAACGCGCTCTGGAAAAGGTCAAAGGCGAATCTTTCGATGTGGTTGCTGAAACAGTTAAGAAGACGGCATTTAAAATCACGCGGATGGGACAATTAGTCGGTCAAATCGCTTCTGAGCGATTGCACGTACCCTTTGGTATTGTGGATCTGTCATTAGCTCCTACTCCGGCAGTTGGTGATAGTGTCGCGTTGATCTTGGAAGAAATGGGCTTGGAATCTGTCGGCACACACGGTACAACTGCCGCACTGGCTTTATTGAACGATGCTGTGAAAAAAGGCGGCGTGATGGCCTGCAACCATGTGGGAGGCTTATCAGGCGCATTCATTCCGGTTTCTGAAGATGCAGGTATGATCAAAGCCGTAGAAGAAGGCTATCTGAATCTGGAGAAATTAGAAGCGATGACCGCCATTTGTTCAGTGGGTCTGGACATGATCGCGATCCCAGGAGATACACCAGCGGAGACGATTGCGGCGATGATCGCTGATGAAGCTGCGATCGGTGTCATCAATCATAAAACAACGGCGGTGCGGATCATCCCCGCTAAAGATAAAAAAGTCGGCGATTCTGTCGAATTCGGCGGTTTGCTGGGGACTGCTCCAGTCATGCGGACGAATTCGGCGAAATCGACGGACTTTATCCAACGAGGCGGGCGGATCCCGGCACCAATCCATTCATTTAAAAATTAG
- a CDS encoding PTS system mannose/fructose/sorbose family transporter subunit IID: MTKDMSPEDKKMMRSVFWRSWTMNASRTGATQYHAVGVMYTLLPVINRFYKTKEERADALVRHTTWFNATMHINNFIMGLVASMEKQNSEDPTFDDSSITAVKASLMGPISGIGDSFFWGILRVIAAGIGISIASTGSPLGAIVFLALYNIPAFLIHYYALYSGYSVGASFIKKMYESGGMKILTKASSMLGLMMMGSMTASNVKFKTILEVSAKGAEEAMKIQDYLDQLFIGIVPLCVTLLAFYLLRKKVNVNIVMFAIMFLGIILGLLGIC; the protein is encoded by the coding sequence ATGACTAAAGATATGAGCCCTGAAGATAAAAAAATGATGCGGTCCGTCTTCTGGCGGTCTTGGACCATGAATGCCAGCCGGACTGGGGCCACTCAATACCACGCAGTCGGTGTCATGTACACCTTGTTACCAGTGATCAATCGTTTCTACAAAACCAAAGAAGAACGGGCCGATGCCTTGGTCCGCCATACCACTTGGTTCAATGCCACCATGCATATCAACAACTTCATCATGGGGCTGGTAGCCTCCATGGAAAAACAAAACAGTGAAGACCCAACCTTCGATGACAGCTCCATCACCGCCGTTAAGGCTTCCTTGATGGGCCCTATCTCTGGGATCGGTGATTCCTTCTTCTGGGGGATCCTGCGGGTCATCGCAGCTGGGATCGGGATCTCCATCGCTTCCACTGGTTCTCCCTTAGGAGCCATCGTGTTCTTAGCTTTGTATAACATCCCAGCCTTCTTGATCCATTACTATGCTTTGTACAGCGGCTACTCCGTTGGTGCCAGCTTCATCAAAAAAATGTACGAATCTGGCGGAATGAAGATCCTCACCAAAGCTTCCAGTATGTTAGGTTTGATGATGATGGGCTCCATGACGGCTTCCAACGTGAAATTCAAAACGATCCTGGAAGTTTCTGCTAAAGGTGCCGAAGAAGCGATGAAGATCCAAGACTATTTGGACCAACTTTTCATCGGTATCGTGCCACTGTGTGTGACTTTGCTGGCCTTCTACCTGCTACGTAAGAAAGTCAACGTCAACATCGTGATGTTCGCTATCATGTTCCTAGGGATCATCTTAGGTTTACTAGGGATCTGCTAA
- a CDS encoding sigma 54-interacting transcriptional regulator — MKIETRQQLLAVLSNNETGLTTAEVAQQIDLSRSATSLYLNELLQEGTVKQTGTKPVYWLPASAASETTDDVFKAFIGSQGSAREAIKKCIAAVMYPPLGLPLLIHGPSGVGKSFLAKLIYDYLKQNNAKGAEKFFVFNCADYANNPELLSSILFGHTKGAFTGAEGERKGLLAQADQGVLFLDEVHRLSKENQEKLFQFMDSGNFRPIGEDEKLQHSQVRLLFATTETPEEVLLPTFYRRISVIIDLPSFHERPIYERFELIKYLFLQEAKRIKRDLAISQELLDYLSERAYPGNVGSLANEIRMYCAGALQKNPTAETIALILGNERPSLELHFDQINEAFAPDDLQTQQVQLQQLLASDQTLLQIQEELASLHHHLRHEAGSVCTTALGERVTASIQEQNRRVLGDLPLTEEATATVSCFLDFTKNQLPMTLWENLQYRLLKEQPRTYHLAQLLTKELPLELIPAAKCLLAILLIGSVNEEIRYHALLVAHGERTASSIQGVANKMCGEYLFDAINMPLTSSVHDIVAQVKNWLSERETGDGVIMLVDMGSLTQLYKSLKPQILGELLVINNLTTSFALEIGQQLLNGSRFHTIAKAAEENFVTNVQYFEGFSVEKNIIISSISGRDVSKKLRGICQQYVKPDIKLIILNYNELSAAIDRAADETEYLKETSLILTTSYLDTDVAVPTLNLLDVLDDNAEQQLEQSFHHLIHPNNVKPMLNEFIHFFSKEGLSEKLEFLNPDVIIRQVEDTTDKCERRFGLQLNAKMKFNLTMHLALMVERTILGGADYPLPEELSSLKLNDKPFEANIKTILYNLEQFYRITISDWELYVLYEILGG, encoded by the coding sequence ATGAAAATAGAAACTCGCCAGCAATTATTAGCTGTTTTATCCAATAACGAAACCGGACTGACCACCGCTGAAGTCGCCCAACAGATCGACTTAAGCCGCTCCGCCACCAGTCTCTACTTAAACGAGCTCTTACAAGAGGGCACTGTCAAACAGACCGGCACGAAGCCCGTCTATTGGTTGCCCGCCAGCGCTGCCTCCGAGACTACTGATGACGTCTTCAAAGCCTTTATCGGCAGTCAAGGCAGCGCCCGGGAAGCCATCAAAAAATGTATCGCCGCTGTGATGTATCCGCCGTTAGGTCTGCCTTTACTGATCCATGGCCCCAGCGGCGTGGGCAAGAGCTTCTTAGCCAAGCTGATCTATGACTACTTGAAACAAAACAACGCCAAAGGAGCAGAGAAATTTTTCGTCTTCAACTGTGCCGATTATGCCAACAACCCGGAGCTGCTGTCGTCGATTCTTTTTGGTCACACCAAAGGGGCCTTTACCGGCGCTGAAGGCGAGCGGAAAGGTCTGCTGGCGCAAGCGGATCAAGGCGTCCTCTTCTTAGATGAAGTCCACCGCCTATCAAAGGAAAACCAAGAAAAACTTTTCCAATTTATGGATAGCGGCAATTTCCGTCCTATCGGTGAAGACGAGAAACTCCAACATTCCCAAGTCCGCCTTTTATTCGCCACCACCGAAACACCGGAGGAAGTTCTGCTGCCCACCTTTTATCGCCGAATCTCTGTGATCATAGATCTGCCTTCTTTCCATGAACGACCGATCTATGAGCGCTTTGAGCTGATCAAGTATCTTTTCCTGCAAGAAGCCAAACGGATCAAGCGGGACTTGGCCATCAGTCAGGAATTATTGGACTACCTTAGCGAGCGGGCCTATCCCGGCAATGTCGGCAGTCTGGCTAACGAGATCCGCATGTATTGTGCCGGCGCTTTACAAAAGAATCCGACAGCGGAGACCATTGCGCTCATTTTAGGCAACGAACGCCCCTCCTTGGAGCTGCATTTCGACCAGATCAACGAGGCCTTTGCTCCTGATGACCTGCAAACCCAACAAGTCCAGCTTCAACAACTGTTAGCTAGCGACCAAACGCTGCTCCAGATTCAAGAGGAGCTGGCGAGCCTTCATCATCACTTACGCCATGAAGCAGGCAGTGTCTGCACCACGGCCTTGGGGGAACGAGTGACCGCTAGCATCCAAGAGCAAAATCGACGCGTACTAGGGGATCTGCCCTTGACGGAGGAAGCCACCGCCACCGTCAGCTGTTTCTTGGACTTTACCAAGAATCAACTGCCGATGACCCTCTGGGAAAACCTTCAGTATCGCTTATTGAAGGAACAGCCCCGAACCTATCACTTGGCTCAATTATTGACCAAAGAACTGCCTTTGGAGCTGATTCCGGCAGCCAAATGCTTGTTGGCGATCCTACTCATAGGTTCTGTCAATGAAGAGATCCGCTATCACGCCCTCTTGGTGGCTCACGGGGAGCGCACCGCCTCCAGTATCCAAGGGGTCGCCAACAAAATGTGCGGCGAGTACCTTTTCGACGCCATCAATATGCCCCTCACCTCCTCGGTCCATGATATCGTGGCTCAGGTGAAGAACTGGCTCTCGGAACGGGAGACCGGTGACGGCGTGATCATGCTGGTGGATATGGGCTCTCTGACCCAGCTTTACAAGAGCTTGAAGCCCCAGATTCTGGGAGAACTTTTGGTAATCAACAACCTCACCACCTCCTTCGCTTTGGAGATCGGCCAACAGCTGTTGAACGGCAGCCGTTTCCACACCATCGCCAAGGCAGCGGAAGAAAACTTCGTCACCAACGTCCAATATTTTGAAGGCTTCTCCGTGGAGAAAAACATCATCATCTCCAGCATTTCCGGCCGGGACGTTTCCAAGAAACTGCGGGGCATCTGCCAACAATACGTGAAGCCGGATATCAAGCTGATCATTCTGAATTACAACGAACTCAGCGCCGCCATCGACCGCGCCGCCGACGAAACGGAATACTTGAAGGAGACTTCCTTGATCCTGACCACTTCCTACTTGGATACCGACGTCGCTGTACCAACATTGAATCTGTTGGACGTGCTGGATGACAATGCTGAACAACAATTGGAGCAGTCCTTCCATCACTTGATCCATCCCAACAACGTCAAACCGATGCTGAATGAATTCATCCACTTCTTCTCCAAAGAAGGCCTTTCGGAGAAACTGGAATTTCTCAACCCTGACGTGATCATTCGTCAGGTGGAAGACACCACCGACAAGTGTGAACGCCGCTTCGGTCTGCAGCTGAATGCCAAGATGAAATTCAACTTGACGATGCACCTGGCCTTGATGGTGGAACGTACTATTCTCGGCGGTGCCGATTACCCGCTACCGGAAGAACTCAGCAGCCTTAAGCTCAACGACAAACCTTTCGAAGCGAATATCAAAACGATTTTGTATAATCTGGAGCAGTTTTACCGGATCACGATTTCTGATTGGGAGCTGTATGTGTTGTATGAGATTTTGGGTGGGTAG